In the genome of Triticum urartu cultivar G1812 chromosome 5, Tu2.1, whole genome shotgun sequence, one region contains:
- the LOC125509132 gene encoding ABC transporter A family member 7-like isoform X1, whose translation MDSRRRPAGFLTQANALLRKNLCLQKRNLKTNIGITIFPILICVLLLVLQNIINNELDKPKYNCGCACVDTDMYGTCRKRECGVQYSTLEQVWSCAIPSPPRWPALIQVPQPQFRAVRTVSQPFDDLPDMSCRDSLSCPASVLITGKDRRFAESVAGGLFPVFAPTLNVTDYLDALSRIVVGSDTIPGYTQLVEPAFSSSDTLYLLQPQCVPYLSQTISYNAGGIPLLLNIQCVEGVLLWRESTSVINDVLLKGYIQRGGKTNEFIAGYDFLSSTEYGLGINVWYNSTYGGKTAFSFIAALRVPRLVNAVSNAYLKYIRGPGMEVLLEYVKDMPKVGTSYRFDLSSLISPLFFTWIVELLFPVMLTYLVYEKQQKLKIMMKMQGLKDGPYWMISYGYFFILSVVYMTFFVIFGSLIGLNFFRVNSYGIQIVFFFVYINLQIAFAFFVASFFSSVKIATVIGYIYVFGSGLLGAFLFRFFIEDINFPRGWILVMEIVPGFSLYRGLYELGQYAFSGNAMGATGMTWENLKDPINGMRDILIVMTVEWALMLVLAFYLDQVSSIGGSVGNPLLFFRCLQKKHAPPLQSSFVQQNHKVAVDMEKEDVAQERQVVEQLLMDSNANQAIICDNLRKVYPGKDGNPDKLAVRGLSLALPKGQCFGMLGPNGAGKTSFISMMVGLTKPTSGTAYAHGMDIRMDMDNIYTNMGVCPQHDLLWETLTGKEHLFFYARLKNLKGAALVKAVNDSLKSVNLFHGGVGDKQVGKYSGGMKRRLSVAISLIGDPKVVYMDEPSTGLDPASRNNLWNIVKEAKRNRAIVLTTHSMEEAEVLCDRLGIFVDGEFQCLGNPKELKARYGGAYIFTVTTSPEQEPEIEELVHRLSPRANKIYSLSGTQKFELPKQDVRIADVFHAVERAKSRLSIHAWGLVDTTLEDVFIKVAKGSPVFNDVA comes from the exons ATGGATTCCCGGAGGCGCCCCGCGGGTTTCCTCACGCAGGCCAACGCGCTCCTCCGCAAGAACCTCTGCCTCCAG AAACGGAACCTCAAGACAAACATCGGCATCACCATCTTCCCGATCCTCATCTGCGTTCTGCTCCTCGTGCTCCAGAACATCATCAACAATGAGCTCGACAAGCCCAAGTACAACTGCGGTTGTGCCTGCGTCGACACCGACATGTACGGGACCTGCAGGAAGAGGGAGTGTGGCGTCCAATACTCGACGCTGGAGCAGGTCTGGAGCTGCGCGATTCCCAGCCCGCCGCGGTGGCCAGCACTGATTCAGGTTCCCCAGCCTCAGTTCCGGGCTGTCAGAACCGTCTCCCAGCCATTTGATGATTTGCCCGATATGTCATGCCGTGACTCTTTGTCTTGCCCTGCCAGTGTCCTCATCACTGGAAAGGACCGAAGGTTTGCTGAAA GTGTTGCAGGAGGTCTGTTTCCTGTTTTCGCTCCCACTCTTAATGTGACAGATTATCTTGATGCTCTCTCCAGGATAGTTGTT GGTTCAGACACCATTCCAGGGTATACACAATTGGTAGAGCCTGCATTTTCTTCTTCGGATACTTTGTATCTGCTCCAGCCTCAGTGTGTGCCCTACTTGTCGCAGACCATTTCATATAATGCCGGGGGCATACCCCTCCTGCTAA ATATACAGTGTGTTGAAGGTGTGTTGTTGTGGCGTGAGAGTACATCAGTTATCAATGATGTATTATTAAAGGGTTATATACAAAGAGGAGGAAAAACAAACGAGTTTATTGCAG GTTATGACTTCTTGAGCTCAACGGAGTATGGCCTCGGTATAAACGTGTGGTACAACTCTACCTATGGCGGTAAAACCGCATTTTCATTTATCGCAGCATTACGAGTTCCACGCTTGGTGAATGCT GTATCCAACGCATATCTCAAATATATCCGAGGACCTGGGATGGAAGTGTTATTGGAATATGTAAAAGATATGCCCAAAGTTGGAACAAGTTATAGGTTCGACCTCTCTTCTCTTATCAGTCCGCTATTCTTCACATGGATCGTTGAACTGCTTTTCCCA GTTATGTTGACGTATCTGGTGTATGAAAAGCAACAAAAGTTAAAAATTATGATGAAGATGCAAGGTCTGAAGGACGGACCTTACTGGATGATATCTTATGGTTATTTCTTCATTCTATCGGTTGTGTATATGacattttttgtgatttttggaTCCTTGATAG GTCTCAATTTCTTCAGAGTCAATAGCTATGGCATACAGATTGTTTTTTTCTTTGTCTATATAAATTTACAGATTGCTTTTGCCTTTTTTGTGGCATCTTTCTTTTCATCTGTCAAGATAGCCACAG TGATTGGTTACATCTATGTATTTGGCTCTGGCTTACTAGGGGCCTTTCTTTTCCGCTTTTTTATTGAGGACATAAATTTTCCCC GTGGTTGGATATTAGTTATGGAGATTGTCCCAGGATTTTCGCTCTATCGAGGACTGTATGAGCTTGGTCAATATGCATTCTCTGGAAATGCTATGGGAGCCACTGGCATGACGTGGGAAAATTTGAAAGACCCAATCAATGGAATGCGTGATATCTTGATCGTAATGACTGTAGAATGGGCATTGATGCTTGTGTTAGCATTCTATTTGGATCAAGTCTCTTCAATAGGTGGCAGTGTAGGAAACCCCTTACTCTTCTTTAGATGTCTGCAGAAGAAACATGCACCACCATTACAAAGTAGCTTTGTGCAGCAGAATCATAAAGTAGCCGTTGATATGGAGAAAGAAGATGTTGCTCAAGAA AGACAAGTAGTTGAGCAATTATTGATGGATTCCAATGCAAACCAAGCTATCATCTGTGACAATCTGAGGAAGGTTTATCCTGGAAAGGATGGAAACCCAGACAAGCTGGCTGTGCGAGGATTATCTTTGGCCCTACCAAAAGGCCAATGCTTCGGAATGCTTGGCCCAAATGGAGCTGGGAAAACATCATTCATTAGTATG ATGGTTGGACTTACTAAACCTACATCTGGTACTGCTTATGCACATGGAATGGATATAAGGATGGATATGGATAACATATATACAAATATGGGCGTGTGCCCACAGCATGA CTTACTTTGGGAAACATTGACGGGAAAAGAGCATCTATtcttctatgctaggttgaagaatCTTAAAGGTGCTGCATTAGTGAAG GCTGTTAATGATTCTCTGAAAAGTGTAAATCTGTTTCATGGTGGTGTTGGTGATAAGCAAGTGGGAAAATACAGCGGAGGCATGAAAAGAAGGCTCAGTGTGGCAATATCATTAATCGGAGACCCCAAA GTTGTCTACATGGATGAGCCAAGTACAGGACTAGATCCGGCATCAAGAAATAACCTGTGGAACATTGTGAAGGAGGCTAAGAGAAACCGTGCAATTGTTCTTACTA CACACTCGATGGAGGAGGCAGAAGTACTTTGTGACCGACTTGGCATATTCGTCGATGGCGAGTTCCAGTGCCTCGGAAACCCTAAAGAG CTGAAGGCAAGATACGGGGGTGCATACATATTTACTGTGACAACATCTCCAGAACAAGAGCCGGAGATCGAAG